gcaaagcaatcttcgacgaaggccggactttggtattgcattccagcttggtggcttaaaaactaatgaatgagtttggtcattaaaaatcggaaacttgtaattaacattatttttttattaaacgatccaaaaataatttcatcttattcttcgtcatggtctgattccaaaaacatatacatatgttgtatttggattacaaacaagctctgaaaattaaaaatatgaaaattatgattaaaattaattttccgaaatcgatttaaaaacaaattcatcttattccttgtcggtccctgattccaaaaacatatagatatgatatgtttggattaaaaacaaactcagtaagctaaaaagaatagacatacagaaaagcgtgttatcctgctcagcgcgaccactaccggtaccgcactattctgcatggcttgtcgatttcactgcgtttgccacgagcggtggactgacgaaactacgagtatgtggtcttggtgaaaaaagcagtgcgttcagtttcattctgtgagttcgacatcttgactaaatgttgttatttcgccttacgcgacttgtttctgtgttgttgttgcacaTGTAAAAGATAAGACGTTTGTTTCCTGTCATACTGTGCACGGTGAAACCAACCCtttaagacacccccctccccctccccctccccctccccctccgcccCCACTAAAGAATTATCGCGTTTTGAGACCTTGATTTGTCACAGTTTTCATCACCTCTACAAAAAATTGTATGCGTTTTATGACtacctcttttttaagacctgattttctcagattatgtcGAGGTCGTTaaaggggggttcaactgtattGGTGCTTTGTCACGCCGCTTGTTCCGCTGTATCGGCAGCGCGCCGCTTGTTCCGCTGTATCGAGAGCGCGCCGCCGCCACGTGTGAACAAAGCGTAGCCACCAACATGACGGTAAGTGTCCCCCATTCAAAGCAAAATGTGTCACTTTGAAACAACGTACAGCTTAAGTTTATGGTTGTgggaatgacacacacacacacacacacacacacacacacacacacacacacacacacacatacacacacatacacacacacacacaccaccaccaccaccaccaccaccaccaccatcctcGTATCTATTTCCAGTTTATCTGCAAACGCTTAgtccaaacttgactaaatgtaaaaatcaacgTAAGAAAACACAAGGTATTCGCCATATCAGCATTCAGAGATTTCGCCAAACAAGAGAAACCAACACTGACTGTTACGCAATACCTCGTAAACACATACCTCTTACAACAGGATATAGACATGTGACAAACGCAATCTAACGAAGTATTCGATCTCCTAAATTAGTCTCTTTTTTCGCTTCTCACAACAATGAACAAGTCACGAAGTGTCATTAAAACATAAACAACTCTCAAAATACACAGTGAAGAAAGCAATACTTGATACAAATGTCTGCAGTCATTCACAAATGCGCTACACGAACTGAACATAATTTGAATTACGATAGCTGAGAATGGCAGAACAAAAATTCCAGTTCATCCCAAAGGAGCAGTACTTCCAGGGGAAAACACATCTCAGACGTGTCCAGGCGTGTCCAGGCGTGTCCAGGCGTGTCCAGACGTGTCCAGGCGTGTCCAGACGTGTCCAGGCGTGTCCAGGCGTGTCCAGACGTGTCCAGACGTGTCCAGGCGTGTCCAGACGTGTCCAGACGTGTCCAGGCGTGTCCAGGCGTGTCCAGGCGTGTCCAGGCGTGTCCAGACGTGTCCAGACGTGTCCAGGCGTGTCCAGGCGTGTCCAGACGTGTCCAGGCGTGTCCAGACGTGTCCAGGCGTGTCCAGCGTGTCCAGGCGTGTCCAGACGTGTCCAGGCGTGTCCAGGCGTGTCCAGCGTGTCCAGGCGTGTCCAGGCGTGTCCAGGCGTGTCCAGGCGTGTCCAGGCGTGTCCAGGCGTGTCCAGGCGTGTCCAGACGTGTCCAGACGTGTCCAGGCGTGTCCAGGCGTGTCCAGACGTGTCCAGGCGTGTCCAGACGTGTCCAGGCGTGTCCAGCGTGTCCAGGCGTGTCCAGACGTGTCCAGGCGTGTCCAGGCGTGTCCAGCGTGTCCAGGCGTGTCCAGGCGTGTCCAGGCGTGTCCAGGCGTGTCCAGGCGTGTCCAGGCGTGTCCAGGCGTGTCCAGGCGTGTCCAGGCGTGTCCAGGCGTGTCCAGGCGTGTCCAGACGTGTCCAGGCGTGTCCAGGCGTGTCCAGACGTGTCCAGGCGTGTCCAGGCGTGTCCAGGCGTGTCCAGACGTGTCCAGGCGTGTCCAGGCGTGTCCAGACGTGTCCAGACGTGTCCAGGCGTGTCCAGGCGTGTCCAGACGTGTCCAGGCGTGTCCAGACGTGTCCAGGCGTGTCCAGACGTGTCCAGACGTGTCCAGGCGTGTCCAGGCGTGTCCAGCGTGTCCAGGCGTGTCCAGCGTGTCCAGGCGTGTCCAGACGTGTCCAGACGTGTCCAGGCGTGTCCAGGCGTGTCCAGACGTGTCCAGGCGTGTCCAGGCGTGTCCAGACGTGTCCAGGCGTGTCCAGGCGTGTCCAGGCGTGTCCAGCGTGTCCAGGCGTGTCCAGGCGTGTCCAGCGTGTCCAGGCGTGTCCAGACGTGTCCAGACGTGTCCAGGCGTGTCCAGACGTGTCCAGGCGTGTCCATGCAGGCGTGTCCAGACGTGTCCAGACGTGTCCAGGCGTGTCCAGACGTGTCCAGGCGTGTCCAGACGTGTCCAGACGTGTCCAGGCGTGTCCAGGCGTGTCCAGACGTGTCCAGGCGTGTCCAGGCGTGTCCAGACGTGTCCAGACGTGTCCAGACGTGTCCAGGCGTGTCCAGGCGTGTCCAGACGTGTCCAGGCGTGTCCAGGCGTGTCCAGGCGTGTCCAGGCGTGTCCAGCGTGTCCAGGCGTGTCCAGGCGTGTCCAGCGTGTCCAGGCGTGTCCAGACGTGTCCAGACGTGTCCAGGCGTGTCCAGGCGTGTCCAGACGTGTCCAGGCGTGTCCAGACGTGTCCAGGCGTGTCCAGACGTGTCCAGACGTGTCCAGGCGTGTCCAGGCGTGTCCAGCGTGTCCAGGCGTGTCCAGCGTGTCCAGGCGTGTCCAGGCGTGTCCAGCGTGTCCAGGCGTGTCCAGACGTGTCCAGGCGTGTCCAGACGTGTCCAGGCGTGTCCAGACGTGTCCAGACGTGTCCAGCGTGTCCAGGCGTGTCCAGACGTGTCCAGGCGTGTCCAGACGTGTCCAGACGTGTCCAGGCGTGTCCAGGCGTGTCCAGACGTGTCCAGGCGTGTCCAGGCGTGTCCAGACGTGTCCAGGCGTGTCCAGGCGTGTCCAGGCGTGTCCAGCGTGTCCAGGCGTGTCCAGCGTGTCCAGGCGTGTCCAGGCGTGTCCAGCGTGTCCAGACGTG
The sequence above is a segment of the Littorina saxatilis isolate snail1 linkage group LG3, US_GU_Lsax_2.0, whole genome shotgun sequence genome. Coding sequences within it:
- the LOC138961057 gene encoding uncharacterized protein, whose product is MSVRVQVEGWSNPVQHAWTRLDTLDTPGHAWTRWTRLDTLDTPGHAWTRLDTSGHAWTRLDTSGHAWTRLDTSGHVWTRLDTSGHAWTRWTRLDTSGHAWTRLDTPGHVWTRLDTLDTPGHAWTRWTRLDTLDTPGHAWTRLDTSGHAWTRLDTPGHVWTRLDTPGHVWTRLDTPGHAGHAWTRLDTLDTPGHAWTRLDTPGHVWTRLDTPGHVWTRLDTSGHAWTRLDTSGHAWTRLDTSGHVWTRLDTSGHAWTRLDTSGHACMDTPGHVWTRLDTSGHVWTRLDTLDTPGHAWTRWTRLDTPGHAWTRLDTPGHAWTRLDTPGHAWTRLDTSGHAWTRWTRLDTLDTPGHAWTRLDTSGHAWTRLDTPGHVWTRLDTPGHVWTRLDTPGHAWTRLDTPGHAWTRLDTSGHAWTRLDTSGHAWTRLDTPGHAWTRLDTPGHAWTRLDTPGHAWTRLDTLDTPGHAWTRLDTPGHAGHAWTRLDTPGHVWTRLDTPGHVWTRLDTPGHAWTRLDTPGHAWTRLDTPGHAGHAWTRLDTSGHAWTRWTRLDTSGHAWTRLDTPGHAWTRLDTSGHAWTRLDTPGHAWTRLDTSGHAWTRLDTSGHAWTRLDTSGHAWTRLDTPGHAWTRLDTSEMCFPLEVLLLWDELEFLFCHSQLS